From Lagenorhynchus albirostris chromosome 15, mLagAlb1.1, whole genome shotgun sequence, one genomic window encodes:
- the LOC132504966 gene encoding BUB3-interacting and GLEBS motif-containing protein ZNF207-like has product MGRKKKKQLKPWCWYCNRDFDDEKILIQHQKAKHFKCHICHKKLYTGPGLAIHCMQVHKETIDAVPNAIPGRTDIELEIYGMEGIPEKDMDERRRLLEQKTQESQKKKQQEDSDEYDDDDSAASTSFQPQPVQPQQGYIPPMAQPGLSPVPGAPGMPPGIPPLMPGVPPLMPGMPPVMPGMPPGLHHQRKYTQSFCGENIMMPMGEMMPPGPGIPPLMPGMPPGMPPPVPRPGIPPMTQAQAVSAPGILNRPPAPTATVPAPQPPVTKPLFPSAGQAQAAVQGPVGTDFKPLNSTPATTTEPPKPTFPAYTQSTASTTSTTNSTAAKPAASITSKPATLTTTSATSKLIHPDEDISLEERRAQLPKYQRNLPRPGQAPIGNPPVGPTGGMMPPQPGIPQQQGMRPPMPPHGQYGGHHQGMPGYLPGAMPPYGQGPPMVPPYQGGPPRPPMGMRPPVMSQGGRY; this is encoded by the coding sequence ATGGGTCGCAAGAAGAAGAAGCAGCTGAAGCCATGGTGCTGGTATTGTAATAGAGATTTTGATGATGAGAAGATCCTTATACAGCACCAAAAAGCAAAGCATTTTAAATGTCATATATGTCATAAGAAATTGTATACAGGACCTGGCTTAGCTATTCATTGCATGCAGGTGCATAAAGAGACAATAGATGCAGTACCAAATGCAATACCTGGGAGAACAGACATAGAGTTGGAAATATATGGTATGGAAGGTATTCCAGaaaaagacatggatgaaagaaGACGACTTCTTgaacagaaaacacaagagagtCAAAAAAAGAAGCAACAAGAGGATTCTGATgaatatgatgatgatgactcTGCAGCTTCAACTTCATTTCAACCGCAGCCTGTTCAACCTCAACAAGGCTATATCCCGCCAATGGCACAACCAGGACTATCACCAGTTCCAGGAGCACCAGGAATGCCTCCAGGCATACCTCCGTTAATGCCAGGTGTTCCTCCTCTGATGCCAGGAATGCCACCAGTTATGCCAGGAATGCCACCTGGATTGCATCATCAGAGAAAATACACCCAGTCATTTTGCGGTGAAAACATAATGATGCCAATGGGTGAAATGATGCCACCTGGACCGGGAATACCACCTCTGATGCCTGGTATGCCACCAGGTATGCCCCCTCCTGTTCCACGTCCTGGAATTCCTCCGATGACTCAAGCACAGGCTGTTTCAGCGCCAGGTATTCTTAACAGACCACCTGCACCAACAGCAACAGTTCCAGCTCCACAGCCTCCAGTTACTAAGCCTCTTTTCCCCAGTGCAGGACAGGCTCAGGCAGCTGTCCAAGGACCTGTTGGTACAGATTTCAAGCCCTTAAATAGTACCCCTGCAACAACTACAGAACCCCCAAAGCCTACATTCCCTGCATATACACAGTCTACAGCTTCAACCACTAGTACAACAAATAGCACTGCAGCTAAACCAGCAGCTTCAATAACAAGTAAGCCTGCTACACTTACGACGACCAGTGCAACCAGTAAGTTGATCCATCCAGATGAGGATATATCGCTGGAAGAGAGAAGAGCACAGTTACCTAAATATCAACGTAATCTTCCTCGACCAGGACAGGCTCCCATTGGTAATCCACCTGTTGGACCAACTGGAGGTATGATGCCACCACAGCCAGGCATTCCACAGCAACAAGGAATGAGACCCCCGATGCCGCCTCATGGTCAGTATGGTGGTCATCATCAAGGCATGCCAGGTTATCTTCCTGGTGCTATGCCACCGTATGGGCAGGGACCGCCAATGGTGCCCCCTTACCAAGGTGGGCCTCCTCGACCTCCGATGGGAATGAGACCTCCTGTAATGTCGCAAGGTGGCCGTTACTGA